From a region of the Streptacidiphilus albus JL83 genome:
- a CDS encoding Lrp/AsnC family transcriptional regulator, with protein sequence MESDDFDQLDRQLVHALQLDARLPFSRIAEVLGVSDQTVARRYTRLLTAGRLRTMGLTDPVALGEDRWLVRVQCSPAAASAVAGALARRDDTSWVNLNSGGTEITCIVRSAPGEDEHALLLQRLPRTPSVIGVTAHCVMHTFFGGSLSLFSKSSTLSREQIERLGPPPAVRAASGPVRLDEGDRRMLAVLFQDGRAPLTELAEATGWSQSTVRRRMAELRECGALYLDVDFGHEIFGTASRAMLWLSVAPSELAATGQALADHPEVAYVCATTGRTNLHAVVLCRDTPAVYTYLTTRIASLPAIRQVETAPIIRSVKGAGPLVRPALTRSAAGRVSPAAGGRR encoded by the coding sequence ATGGAATCCGACGACTTCGACCAGCTGGACCGGCAACTCGTGCACGCGCTCCAGCTCGACGCCCGGCTCCCGTTCAGCCGGATCGCCGAGGTGCTGGGCGTGTCCGACCAGACCGTCGCCCGCCGCTACACCCGGCTGCTGACCGCCGGACGGCTGCGGACCATGGGGCTGACCGATCCGGTGGCCCTGGGCGAGGACCGCTGGCTGGTCCGGGTGCAGTGCTCGCCCGCCGCCGCCTCCGCGGTCGCCGGGGCGCTGGCCCGCCGGGACGACACCAGCTGGGTGAACCTGAACTCCGGGGGCACCGAGATCACCTGCATCGTCCGCTCCGCCCCGGGCGAGGACGAGCACGCGCTGCTGCTGCAGCGGCTGCCGCGGACGCCCAGCGTGATCGGGGTGACCGCGCACTGCGTGATGCACACCTTCTTCGGCGGCTCGCTGAGCCTGTTCAGCAAGTCCAGCACGCTCAGCCGGGAGCAGATCGAGCGGCTCGGCCCCCCGCCGGCGGTCCGCGCCGCCTCCGGGCCGGTCCGGCTGGACGAGGGCGACCGGCGGATGCTGGCGGTGCTGTTCCAGGACGGCCGGGCGCCGCTGACCGAGCTGGCGGAGGCCACCGGCTGGTCGCAGAGCACGGTCCGGCGGCGGATGGCGGAGCTGCGCGAGTGCGGGGCGCTCTATCTGGACGTGGACTTCGGGCACGAGATCTTCGGCACCGCCTCGCGGGCGATGCTCTGGCTCTCGGTCGCCCCGTCCGAGCTGGCCGCGACCGGGCAGGCGCTGGCCGACCACCCGGAGGTGGCCTACGTCTGCGCGACCACCGGCCGGACCAATCTGCACGCGGTGGTGCTCTGCCGGGACACCCCCGCCGTCTACACCTACCTGACCACCCGGATCGCCTCGCTGCCGGCGATCAGGCAGGTCGAGACGGCGCCGATCATCCGCTCGGTGAAGGGCGCCGGACCGCTGGTCAGGCCCGCCCTGACGCGCAGCGCGGCGGGACGGGTCAGCCCAGCGGCGGGAGGGCGTCGCTGA
- a CDS encoding MarR family winged helix-turn-helix transcriptional regulator, which produces MTERQEIGSAAEAVADERIQAFGVVLTTAARLERLLGLAMERDSGLTHPMFEVLLLLAAAPGGVPMGDLSRGLVLTSGGATRLVDRMVEAGLVARERSREDKRVQVVTMTPAGSERMVEAARRHAAELERHVYDVLAPEQIRAVIDGLDQLGRHVSDALPPLG; this is translated from the coding sequence ATGACGGAACGTCAGGAGATCGGCTCCGCCGCCGAGGCGGTCGCCGACGAGCGGATCCAGGCCTTCGGCGTGGTGCTCACCACCGCCGCCCGGCTGGAGCGGCTGCTCGGTCTGGCGATGGAGCGCGACAGCGGGCTCACCCACCCGATGTTCGAGGTGCTGCTGCTGCTCGCCGCCGCCCCCGGGGGCGTGCCGATGGGGGACCTCTCCCGGGGGCTGGTGCTGACCAGTGGCGGGGCGACCCGGCTGGTCGACCGGATGGTCGAGGCCGGGCTGGTAGCCCGCGAGCGCTCGCGCGAGGACAAGCGGGTGCAGGTGGTCACCATGACCCCGGCCGGCTCCGAGCGGATGGTCGAGGCGGCCCGGCGGCACGCCGCCGAACTGGAGCGGCATGTCTACGACGTGCTGGCGCCGGAGCAGATCCGGGCCGTCATCGACGGCCTGGACCAGCTGGGGCGGCATGTCAGCGACGCCCTCCCGCCGCTGGGCTGA
- a CDS encoding glutamine synthetase family protein, producing the protein MGPRAGETGAEPPRVTAARLGGAGVVGLALSFVDNAGIARVKGVPIARLADAAEQGVGMSPVFDTFLVDDSTTQGRWLGGPDGDLRLFPDLGRAVALAAQPGWAWAPADRYHQDGRPYAACQRQFAARTVARAAGHGLRLLAAYEVEWTVRREDGSLPTGGPAYGLHRLTDLSDYLRDLLTALDEQGLAVQQLHPEYAPGQFEVSVAAEDPVAAADTTVLVRHTVRAVSAAHGLRASFAPAVAPGGVGNGAHLHVSLWREGRNLLTGGPGRHGLREEGEAFLAGVLAELPALLAIGAPSPASYLRLVPSHWAGAHHCWGPENREAALRLVPGLPGRPETANAEVKCFDGAANPYLAVGAVIAAGLAGIEAGAVLPEEVGGDPSDRPGVPRLPQSLPESLAAFAASEVLREALGEVAHDTFAAVRRAEAQLLAGLDPEALIDATRWRY; encoded by the coding sequence GTGGGTCCCAGGGCAGGGGAGACCGGTGCCGAGCCGCCGCGGGTGACCGCGGCCCGGCTCGGCGGCGCGGGCGTGGTCGGGCTGGCGCTGAGCTTCGTCGACAACGCCGGGATCGCCCGGGTCAAGGGCGTCCCGATCGCCCGGCTCGCGGACGCGGCCGAGCAGGGCGTCGGGATGTCGCCGGTGTTCGACACCTTCCTGGTGGACGACTCGACCACGCAGGGCCGCTGGCTCGGCGGCCCCGACGGCGACCTGCGGCTCTTCCCCGACCTCGGCCGGGCCGTCGCCCTCGCCGCCCAGCCCGGCTGGGCCTGGGCCCCGGCCGACCGGTACCACCAGGACGGCCGCCCCTACGCCGCCTGCCAGCGGCAGTTCGCCGCCCGCACGGTGGCCCGCGCCGCCGGGCACGGGCTGCGGCTGCTGGCCGCGTACGAGGTGGAGTGGACCGTACGGCGCGAGGACGGCAGCCTGCCGACCGGGGGTCCGGCCTACGGGCTGCACCGGCTCACCGACCTCTCCGACTACCTCCGCGACCTGCTGACCGCCCTGGACGAGCAGGGCCTGGCCGTCCAGCAGCTGCACCCCGAGTACGCCCCGGGGCAGTTCGAGGTCTCCGTGGCCGCCGAGGACCCGGTCGCCGCGGCCGACACCACCGTCCTGGTCCGGCACACCGTCCGGGCCGTGTCCGCGGCCCACGGGCTGCGCGCCTCGTTCGCCCCCGCGGTCGCGCCCGGCGGCGTCGGCAACGGCGCCCACCTGCACGTCAGCCTCTGGCGGGAGGGGCGGAACCTGCTCACCGGCGGCCCGGGACGGCACGGTCTGCGCGAGGAGGGCGAGGCGTTCCTGGCCGGGGTGCTGGCGGAGCTGCCCGCACTGCTGGCGATCGGCGCACCCAGCCCGGCCTCCTACCTCCGGCTGGTGCCCTCGCACTGGGCCGGGGCCCACCACTGCTGGGGCCCGGAGAACCGCGAGGCGGCGCTGCGGCTGGTGCCGGGCCTGCCCGGACGCCCGGAGACCGCCAACGCCGAGGTCAAGTGCTTCGACGGGGCGGCCAACCCCTACCTGGCGGTCGGCGCGGTGATCGCCGCCGGACTGGCCGGGATCGAGGCCGGCGCGGTGCTGCCGGAGGAGGTCGGCGGCGACCCCTCGGACCGGCCCGGCGTCCCCCGGCTGCCGCAGTCGCTGCCGGAGTCCCTGGCCGCCTTCGCGGCCTCGGAGGTGCTCCGGGAGGCCCTCGGCGAGGTCGCCCACGACACCTTCGCCGCGGTCCGCCGGGCCGAGGCGCAGCTGCTGGCCGGTCTTGACCCGGAGGCCCTGATCGACGCCACCCGCTGGCGCTACTGA
- a CDS encoding amidohydrolase family protein, whose product MRAAEWTDLPLLDHHCHSVVAAELSDDGFASLLTESDRPPAPGTTPWDAALGLAVRRWCPPALGLEPHAPAATYLARRRELGPQAAAQRLLRAAGLETCLVDTGLTEAAGLPLLGLAALGATGAVRVREVVRLETVAETLHGATTATRFAGAFAAALATATTGAVAVKSVLAYRHGLGIDPERPAPAAVACAAGEWLSAAGPRLDHPVLLRHLLWTALDLGLPIQLHTGFGDPDLALHRADPALLAPFVRAAEPTGVPLVLLHCYPYHRQAAWLAQAFPLVHCDLGLTLSYAGPGAARVLAEFLELAPFGKLLFSTDAYGLPELFLTGAAAFRHALSTVLRSWTDEGACAPADTARLAGLVASGNARRVYSL is encoded by the coding sequence ATGCGCGCGGCGGAGTGGACGGACCTGCCGCTGCTCGACCACCACTGCCACAGCGTGGTCGCCGCCGAGCTCTCCGACGACGGCTTCGCCTCGCTGCTCACCGAGTCCGACCGGCCCCCGGCGCCGGGCACCACGCCCTGGGACGCCGCCCTCGGCCTGGCCGTGCGCCGCTGGTGCCCTCCGGCGCTCGGCCTGGAGCCGCACGCCCCCGCCGCGACCTATCTGGCCCGCCGCCGCGAGCTGGGCCCGCAGGCGGCCGCACAGCGGCTGCTGCGGGCCGCCGGTCTTGAGACCTGCCTGGTCGACACCGGGCTGACCGAGGCGGCCGGTCTGCCGCTGCTGGGTCTCGCCGCCCTCGGCGCCACCGGCGCGGTCCGGGTCCGCGAGGTCGTCCGGCTGGAGACCGTCGCCGAGACCCTGCACGGCGCCACCACCGCCACCCGCTTCGCCGGGGCGTTCGCCGCCGCCCTCGCCACCGCGACCACCGGGGCGGTGGCGGTGAAGTCGGTCCTCGCCTACCGCCACGGCCTGGGCATCGACCCGGAGCGCCCGGCCCCGGCCGCCGTCGCCTGCGCGGCCGGGGAGTGGCTGTCCGCCGCCGGGCCCCGGCTGGACCACCCGGTGCTGCTCCGCCACCTGCTCTGGACCGCGCTCGACCTCGGGCTGCCGATCCAGCTGCACACCGGCTTCGGCGATCCCGACCTGGCCCTGCACCGGGCCGACCCGGCGCTGCTCGCGCCCTTCGTCCGGGCGGCCGAGCCGACCGGCGTCCCGCTGGTGCTGCTCCACTGCTACCCCTACCACCGGCAGGCGGCCTGGCTGGCCCAGGCCTTCCCGCTGGTCCACTGCGACCTCGGGCTGACCCTCTCCTACGCCGGGCCCGGGGCCGCCCGGGTGCTGGCCGAGTTCCTGGAGCTGGCGCCCTTCGGCAAGCTGCTCTTCTCCACCGACGCCTACGGCCTGCCGGAGCTGTTCCTGACCGGCGCGGCGGCCTTCCGCCACGCCCTGTCCACGGTGCTCCGGTCCTGGACCGACGAGGGCGCCTGCGCGCCCGCCGACACCGCGCGGCTGGCCGGGCTGGTCGCCTCCGGCAACGCCCGGCGGGTCTACTCCCTCTGA
- a CDS encoding MFS transporter has protein sequence MNQSPSQPESAMRKWIPLVAICLGTFMLLVDVSIVNVALPQMATDLHSSFTSLQWVVDMYALVLAALLMVVGTLGDRLGHRRLYLIGLVVFALASLACGLAPNAGVLIASRAVQGIGGAAMLTSTTSLLNAAYQGRDRGTAFGIWGAVSGAAAAVGPVLGGLLTDSIDWRAIFFVNLPIAAAAVVMSLRFLQNDAGRAGGRLDYAGALSFTVFAGSLTYGLIESAGDGWGSTTVLGSLGLAVLALIVFVVVESRSGNPLLDLSLMRNRTFAGLSIAALLLNAAAFAHLTYTSIWLQSVLGLSPIQAGLVVCPLAISSFVVASLSGKFFHKLAPQWPIGIGLILIGAGALLFSLVSTGSGWTVILPGLIVSGLGVGLATPIMMSSAMAAVPRQRAGMASGAINTGRQLGYALGIAVLGTVFANRIQSFVAASGQVADPHQAASALGGGRAGAVLAQVPADHRAAAEHLVHGAFAAGLDQVYLTAGIIGLVAGALVLLLVRRSDAPPPWAAAAEGGKPAEAAAGAH, from the coding sequence GTGAACCAGTCCCCCTCCCAACCGGAGTCCGCCATGCGCAAATGGATACCTCTGGTCGCCATCTGCCTCGGCACTTTCATGCTGCTGGTCGACGTCAGCATCGTGAACGTCGCCCTGCCGCAGATGGCCACCGACCTGCACTCCTCGTTCACCTCCCTGCAGTGGGTCGTGGACATGTACGCCCTGGTCCTCGCCGCCCTGCTGATGGTGGTCGGCACCCTCGGCGACCGGCTGGGCCACCGCCGGCTGTACCTGATCGGGCTGGTCGTCTTCGCGCTCGCCTCGCTGGCCTGCGGCCTGGCGCCCAACGCCGGGGTGCTGATCGCCTCCCGCGCGGTCCAGGGCATCGGCGGCGCGGCGATGCTGACGTCCACCACCTCGCTGCTGAACGCCGCCTACCAGGGCCGCGACCGGGGCACGGCCTTCGGCATCTGGGGCGCGGTCAGCGGTGCCGCCGCAGCCGTGGGACCGGTCCTCGGCGGGCTGCTCACCGACTCCATCGACTGGCGGGCGATCTTCTTCGTCAACCTGCCGATCGCGGCCGCCGCCGTGGTGATGTCGCTGCGCTTCCTGCAGAACGACGCCGGCCGGGCCGGCGGACGGCTGGACTACGCCGGCGCGCTCAGCTTCACCGTCTTCGCCGGGTCGCTCACCTACGGCCTGATCGAGAGCGCCGGCGACGGCTGGGGCAGCACCACGGTGCTGGGCTCGCTGGGTCTCGCGGTGCTCGCCCTGATCGTCTTCGTGGTGGTCGAGAGCCGCAGCGGCAACCCGCTGCTCGACCTCTCGCTGATGCGCAACCGCACCTTCGCCGGGCTCAGCATCGCGGCCCTGCTGCTCAACGCCGCGGCCTTCGCCCACCTCACCTACACCTCGATCTGGCTGCAGTCGGTGCTGGGCCTCAGCCCGATCCAGGCCGGCCTGGTGGTCTGCCCGCTGGCGATCTCCTCCTTCGTGGTCGCCAGCCTCAGCGGCAAGTTCTTCCACAAGCTGGCGCCGCAGTGGCCGATCGGCATCGGCCTGATCCTGATCGGCGCCGGCGCGCTGCTGTTCAGCCTGGTCTCCACCGGCTCCGGCTGGACCGTGATCCTGCCCGGCCTGATCGTCAGCGGCCTGGGCGTCGGCCTGGCCACCCCGATCATGATGTCCTCGGCGATGGCCGCCGTGCCGCGCCAGCGGGCCGGGATGGCCAGCGGCGCGATCAACACCGGGCGCCAGCTCGGCTACGCCCTGGGCATCGCGGTGCTGGGCACGGTCTTCGCCAACCGGATCCAGAGCTTCGTGGCCGCCAGCGGCCAGGTCGCCGACCCGCACCAGGCCGCCTCCGCGCTCGGCGGCGGCCGGGCCGGGGCGGTGCTGGCCCAGGTCCCCGCCGACCACCGGGCCGCCGCCGAGCACCTGGTGCACGGGGCCTTCGCGGCCGGCCTGGACCAGGTCTACCTGACCGCCGGGATCATCGGCCTGGTGGCCGGTGCCCTGGTGCTGCTGCTGGTCCGGCGCTCCGACGCGCCGCCGCCGTGGGCGGCCGCGGCCGAGGGCGGCAAGCCCGCCGAGGCGGCCGCCGGCGCCCACTGA
- the pssA gene encoding CDP-diacylglycerol--serine O-phosphatidyltransferase, with product MTVTDPETLQESEADGDHAVRRLRWARDRELRGPRSPQHLSTADVLTLGNAVCGFLAIYFTTTGVLIPHLTGAAPSGDRRSAATAVTLLLIGSMCDLFDGLVARKLRSSALGAELDNLADLISFGIAPAYFVVVWGMVSNGAHQRISAGIAIMVLLAVVLRLARFSCTTMRPGVFQGMPCPMGALTVISIVLLDPPFIPAMIGIVAVAALMVSKVEYPKPHGVLATATLAWIVVSMGCLAAWATGAPGGYTLLHIGASLQVTLALVAPLMVIRRKVSDVRARRAGSRNA from the coding sequence TTGACCGTGACTGACCCGGAGACCCTCCAGGAGTCCGAAGCGGACGGCGACCATGCGGTCCGCCGGCTGCGCTGGGCGCGCGACCGCGAGCTGCGCGGGCCGCGTTCCCCGCAGCACCTCTCCACGGCCGACGTGCTCACCCTCGGCAACGCGGTCTGCGGCTTCCTCGCGATCTACTTCACCACCACCGGGGTGCTGATCCCGCACCTGACCGGCGCGGCCCCGAGCGGGGACCGGCGCAGCGCCGCGACCGCCGTCACGCTGCTGCTGATCGGCTCCATGTGCGACCTGTTCGACGGGCTGGTCGCCCGCAAGCTGCGCAGCTCCGCCCTGGGCGCCGAGCTGGACAACCTCGCGGACCTGATCAGCTTCGGGATCGCCCCCGCCTACTTCGTCGTCGTCTGGGGCATGGTCTCCAACGGCGCGCACCAGCGGATCTCGGCGGGCATCGCCATCATGGTGCTGCTCGCGGTGGTGCTGCGGCTGGCCCGCTTCTCCTGCACCACCATGCGGCCCGGGGTGTTCCAGGGCATGCCCTGTCCGATGGGCGCGCTGACGGTCATCTCCATCGTGCTGCTCGACCCGCCGTTCATCCCGGCCATGATCGGCATCGTCGCCGTGGCCGCGCTGATGGTGAGCAAGGTCGAGTACCCCAAGCCGCACGGCGTGCTGGCCACCGCCACGCTCGCCTGGATCGTCGTCAGCATGGGCTGCCTCGCCGCCTGGGCGACCGGCGCGCCCGGCGGTTACACGCTGCTGCACATCGGTGCCAGCCTGCAGGTCACGCTGGCGCTGGTGGCGCCGCTGATGGTGATCCGCCGCAAGGTCAGCGACGTCCGCGCCCGCCGGGCCGGATCGCGCAACGCCTGA
- a CDS encoding phosphatidylserine decarboxylase: MPLSPSPRSANRPRVTLARGASPWLVPTVLTAVATTALARRNRAWAVAAVPASALSAGMLWFFRDPERTVGAGRVISPADGVVQSIDAWPDGRTRVAIFMSPLNVHVNRAPLAGNVTSVEHVAGGFVPAFNKDSDRNERVVWHFDTELGDIEMVQIAGAVARRIIPYLPAGSKVEQGERIGLIRFGSRVDTYLPEGVEPGVVVGQRTAAGVTRLDRD, translated from the coding sequence ATGCCCCTCAGTCCGTCCCCACGATCCGCGAACCGTCCCCGTGTCACGCTGGCACGCGGCGCTTCGCCCTGGCTCGTACCCACCGTGCTCACCGCAGTGGCCACCACCGCTCTCGCCCGGCGCAACCGCGCCTGGGCCGTGGCGGCCGTACCCGCCTCCGCGCTGAGCGCGGGGATGCTGTGGTTCTTCCGCGACCCGGAGCGCACCGTCGGCGCGGGTCGGGTGATCTCCCCGGCCGACGGCGTGGTGCAGAGCATCGACGCCTGGCCGGACGGCCGCACCCGTGTCGCGATCTTCATGAGCCCGCTCAACGTGCACGTCAACCGGGCGCCGCTGGCGGGCAACGTCACCTCGGTCGAGCACGTCGCCGGCGGGTTCGTCCCCGCGTTCAACAAGGACAGCGACCGCAACGAGCGGGTGGTGTGGCACTTCGACACCGAGCTCGGTGACATCGAGATGGTGCAGATCGCCGGCGCGGTCGCCCGGCGGATCATCCCCTACCTCCCTGCGGGCAGCAAGGTCGAGCAGGGCGAGCGGATCGGCCTGATCCGTTTCGGCTCGCGCGTCGACACCTACCTGCCCGAGGGCGTCGAGCCCGGAGTGGTGGTCGGACAGCGCACCGCGGCAGGGGTGACTCGTCTTGACCGTGACTGA
- a CDS encoding NAD(P)-dependent oxidoreductase, translated as MARIAVIGANGSIGQRIVTEALNRGHQVTAVVRKPEDYTRTAEGLGVTAGDVLDAVSVARVAAGQDVLVSAVGGGYGDGPGHAALIEPAARALVEGLRTLGADAPRLIAVGGAGSLETAPGVKVWDAPGLPEWLLQIMHAHGDAQEHYNSVTDVRWTVLSPAGTIEAGERTGDYRTGTEQLVVDAEGRSYITAEDYAVALVDEIEEPQHIGRRFTAAR; from the coding sequence ATGGCCAGGATCGCCGTCATCGGAGCCAACGGAAGCATCGGTCAGCGCATCGTCACCGAGGCGCTGAACCGGGGCCACCAGGTCACCGCCGTCGTCCGGAAGCCGGAGGACTACACCCGCACCGCCGAGGGCCTCGGTGTCACCGCCGGGGACGTGCTCGACGCCGTCTCGGTGGCCCGGGTCGCGGCCGGGCAGGACGTCCTGGTCAGCGCCGTCGGCGGCGGCTACGGCGACGGCCCCGGCCACGCCGCGCTGATCGAGCCCGCCGCCCGCGCCCTGGTCGAGGGCCTGCGGACGCTCGGCGCCGACGCCCCCCGGCTGATCGCCGTCGGCGGCGCCGGCAGCCTGGAGACCGCCCCCGGCGTCAAGGTCTGGGACGCGCCCGGCCTGCCGGAGTGGCTGCTCCAGATCATGCACGCCCACGGCGACGCCCAGGAGCACTACAACTCCGTCACCGACGTGCGCTGGACCGTCCTCAGCCCGGCCGGCACCATCGAGGCCGGCGAGCGCACCGGCGACTACCGCACCGGTACCGAGCAGTTGGTCGTCGACGCCGAGGGCCGCAGCTACATCACCGCGGAGGACTACGCGGTGGCGCTGGTCGACGAGATCGAGGAGCCGCAGCACATCGGCCGGCGCTTCACGGCCGCCCGCTGA